The Urocitellus parryii isolate mUroPar1 chromosome 6, mUroPar1.hap1, whole genome shotgun sequence genome includes a window with the following:
- the Lysmd2 gene encoding lysM and putative peptidoglycan-binding domain-containing protein 2 yields the protein MADSSPALSLREGGPRALRPSAPSPPPRSRSGSESEEAELSVSLARTKTRSYGSTASVRAPLGAGVIERLVEHRVRADDTLQGIALKYGVTMEQIKRANKLFTNDCIFLKKTLNIPVISEKPLLFNGLNSVDSPENETVDSSFSHEEEPVVGGEDLPPPSPQESEIQPVQPEEVSARDFLQRLDLQIKLSTQAAKKLKEESRDEESPYATSLYHS from the exons ATGGCGGACTCCTCGCCCGCGTTGTCCCTGCGGGAAGGCGGCCCCCGCGCGCTGCGGCCCTCGGCCCCCTCGCCGCCGCCGCGCTCGCGTTCCGGCTCGGAGTCCGAGGAGGCCGAGCTGTCGGTGAGCCTGGCCCGCACCAAGACCCGCTCGTACGGTAGCACCGCCAGCGTGCGGGCGCCGCTGGGCGCCGGCGTCATCGAGCGCCTGGTGGAGCACCGGGTCCGCGCCGACGACACGCTGCAGGGCATCGCGCTCAAGTACGGAGTCACG atggaACAGATTAAAAGGGCCAATAAACTGTTTACCAATGATTGTATATTTCTGAAGAAAACTTTGAACATCCCAGTTATATCAGAGAAGCCTTTGTTGTTTAATGGACTTAACTCCGTTGATTCTCCAGAAAATGAAACTGTTGATAGCAGCTTTTCACATGAAGAGGAGCCTGTGGTGGGTGGGGAAGACCTCCCTCCTCCCAGTCCTCAGGAATCTGAGATTCAGCCTGTGCAGCCTGAAGAAGTGTCAGCCAGAGATTTCCTTCAAAGACTTGATTTGCAGATTAAATTATCAACACAGGCAGCCaagaaactaaaagaagaaagcag agatgaagaaagtcCCTATGCAACGTCCCTCTATCACAGTTAG